The Sphingorhabdus sp. Alg231-15 genome has a segment encoding these proteins:
- the smc gene encoding chromosome segregation protein SMC, producing MQIKKLKLSGFKSFVDPTELRIEKGLTGVVGPNGCGKSNLLEAIRWVMGENSPKSMRGGGMEDVIFAGTQDRPERQFAEVALHAERETDDVSSLHVGDNDSELEIVRRIERGAGSAYRANGTDVRAKDVALIFADAATGAHSPALVSQGKISNVISSKPTDRREMLEEAAGIAGLHVRRKDAEQKLRAAEKNLARLDDILGDMEQRASALRRQAKQAERYKKLSGQITTVEARLIFARWKEAAAAADAAKAEAEAAEAKVNAAQNAQQSAVKAQNESARTLGILRADLTRAREEASESSHRLLSLTNERDNLKSRLLDLQAQAQRIKDDNAREDQLTRDAMEALSRLEEDDKRLTIELAQLEAERPELEKRAEKAERAASDSEVELAKAVAEEARIQAEIKVADAALDAAQARQDRLAIELERLAEERAEMGDEGELKTTLADAIAAREAAQKQADHSGSQIAEREEERLAASEARDLAESALASLKAELAGLKSEHSALERELSKGESDHKAIDQITAKPGFERALAAALGDDLLASVGEDGDRFWGGGSAPVSGKAPSGTETLLDHVEAPQELHSRLSQIFVGDDDQGQSLAVGQRLVTKAGALRRWDGFVARDDGNASAERLVRANRLTELTGVLGPAEGKVAAAETALHDEQEAIAKAEQQLADARLARREAEDVLRQALREADQAEEALSWLQKRTASLSERETALREEAAAALADLELAQKERTSQPDGAAQESARAALQDQRDAARQQVMSSQAALSGLDQKLAQVKEQKAVAAAQIKSWQDRSSEAATRMAEMSKRGAAIEAEVEKLADRPRVIEVEVAKLQEQQDALNAVVAEKDGAQQTAELAQRDHEDRLNTTSEALSQAREERAGAKARAENQDLRRVEMGRISGEKFECPPQMLSEKCEFDEATVGDATLESAELERLTLSRERIGPVNLVAADELEELETEWEKSTKESEELNEAINQLRGSIGSLNREGRQRLLAAFEEVDQHFQRLFTTLFDGGKAHLELVDSDDPLEAGLEIMAQPPGKKLTSLTLLSGGEQALTAVALIFGLFLTNPAPICVLDEVDAPLDDANIERFCDLLDKMVAETNTRYLIVTHNAVTMSRMHRLFGVTMIERGISQLVSVDLDAAEELLAAE from the coding sequence GTGCAAATAAAGAAGCTCAAACTTTCGGGCTTCAAGAGCTTTGTCGACCCCACCGAGCTGCGGATCGAAAAAGGGCTGACCGGCGTGGTCGGCCCCAACGGTTGCGGCAAGTCGAACCTGCTTGAAGCGATCCGTTGGGTTATGGGCGAAAACTCTCCCAAATCCATGCGCGGAGGCGGGATGGAAGATGTAATTTTCGCCGGAACGCAGGATCGTCCGGAACGGCAATTTGCCGAGGTCGCCTTGCATGCCGAGCGGGAAACCGATGACGTTTCTTCACTCCATGTCGGCGACAATGACAGCGAACTCGAAATTGTCCGGCGCATCGAACGCGGCGCCGGCAGTGCATATCGCGCTAATGGCACCGATGTCCGTGCCAAGGACGTTGCGCTGATCTTTGCCGATGCCGCAACCGGAGCACATAGTCCCGCTTTGGTCAGTCAGGGGAAGATCAGCAATGTGATCTCTTCCAAACCAACCGACCGACGTGAAATGCTGGAAGAAGCAGCCGGTATTGCCGGGCTGCATGTACGTCGGAAAGATGCCGAGCAAAAACTACGGGCAGCCGAGAAAAATCTCGCCCGGCTCGACGATATTCTTGGCGATATGGAACAGCGGGCCTCGGCCTTGCGGCGCCAAGCGAAACAGGCAGAACGCTATAAAAAGCTCAGCGGCCAGATTACGACTGTTGAAGCGCGCCTGATCTTTGCGCGCTGGAAGGAAGCAGCGGCAGCAGCTGATGCTGCAAAGGCCGAAGCCGAGGCAGCGGAAGCCAAGGTCAACGCCGCACAAAATGCTCAGCAGTCCGCCGTGAAGGCACAAAATGAAAGTGCCAGGACGCTGGGCATATTACGCGCGGATCTCACCAGAGCACGCGAGGAAGCCAGCGAATCTAGCCATCGTCTCCTCTCACTGACCAATGAGCGCGACAATCTGAAATCACGATTGCTGGACCTCCAGGCACAGGCGCAGCGGATCAAGGATGACAATGCACGCGAGGATCAACTGACCCGCGACGCAATGGAGGCCCTGTCTCGTCTGGAAGAGGATGACAAAAGGCTCACAATTGAGCTCGCCCAGTTGGAAGCGGAGCGCCCCGAGCTTGAGAAACGGGCAGAAAAGGCAGAACGCGCTGCGAGCGATAGTGAAGTGGAATTGGCGAAAGCCGTCGCCGAGGAGGCACGGATTCAGGCTGAGATCAAGGTGGCCGATGCGGCCTTGGATGCTGCGCAGGCCCGGCAGGATCGTCTCGCCATAGAGCTCGAGCGGCTGGCAGAAGAGCGCGCTGAAATGGGCGATGAGGGAGAATTGAAAACCACCCTTGCCGATGCTATTGCTGCGCGGGAAGCCGCCCAGAAACAGGCGGATCACAGCGGATCGCAGATTGCTGAACGGGAAGAAGAGCGGCTGGCGGCCAGCGAAGCGCGCGATCTGGCGGAGTCCGCCCTTGCCTCGTTGAAAGCCGAACTGGCGGGTCTAAAATCCGAGCATAGCGCTTTGGAACGAGAACTTTCCAAGGGCGAAAGCGATCATAAAGCAATCGATCAGATCACCGCAAAGCCCGGCTTCGAGCGCGCTTTGGCAGCGGCTTTAGGTGACGATTTACTGGCCTCGGTTGGTGAAGATGGCGACCGTTTCTGGGGCGGCGGCAGTGCTCCCGTTTCCGGGAAAGCTCCAAGCGGCACCGAAACATTGCTCGACCATGTCGAAGCGCCGCAGGAACTCCACAGTCGGCTGTCACAAATTTTTGTCGGGGATGATGATCAAGGTCAATCCCTGGCGGTTGGTCAAAGACTGGTCACCAAAGCAGGAGCTTTGCGCCGCTGGGATGGGTTTGTCGCTCGCGATGATGGCAATGCCAGTGCAGAACGGTTGGTGCGGGCCAACCGCTTGACGGAATTGACCGGCGTGCTGGGCCCGGCTGAAGGAAAAGTTGCCGCGGCGGAAACCGCTTTGCATGACGAGCAGGAAGCGATTGCCAAAGCGGAGCAACAGCTTGCAGACGCACGTTTAGCCCGTCGCGAGGCAGAGGATGTGTTGCGCCAGGCATTGCGCGAGGCGGATCAGGCTGAAGAAGCCTTGAGTTGGCTGCAAAAACGCACGGCCAGCCTGTCGGAACGGGAAACGGCTCTCAGAGAGGAAGCCGCAGCGGCACTGGCCGACCTGGAGTTGGCACAGAAGGAACGCACCAGCCAGCCAGACGGCGCAGCACAGGAAAGCGCACGCGCGGCCCTGCAGGATCAGCGCGATGCGGCACGGCAGCAAGTCATGTCCTCGCAAGCTGCATTGTCCGGGCTGGACCAAAAGCTCGCGCAGGTGAAAGAGCAGAAGGCGGTTGCTGCTGCACAGATTAAATCCTGGCAAGATCGCTCCAGCGAAGCCGCCACCCGGATGGCCGAGATGAGCAAGCGCGGTGCGGCGATTGAAGCCGAGGTGGAGAAACTGGCGGACCGTCCGCGTGTCATTGAAGTAGAAGTGGCGAAGCTGCAGGAGCAGCAGGATGCCCTCAATGCTGTGGTCGCTGAAAAGGATGGCGCGCAGCAAACGGCCGAATTGGCACAGCGCGATCACGAAGACCGACTTAATACAACGAGCGAGGCACTGAGTCAGGCACGCGAAGAACGGGCCGGAGCGAAAGCTCGCGCAGAGAATCAGGACCTGCGCCGGGTTGAGATGGGTCGGATTTCAGGCGAGAAATTTGAATGTCCGCCGCAAATGCTGTCCGAAAAGTGTGAGTTTGATGAAGCGACGGTTGGTGATGCCACTCTGGAGTCAGCAGAACTGGAACGGCTGACGCTCAGCCGCGAACGCATCGGCCCGGTCAATCTGGTTGCTGCTGATGAACTGGAAGAGCTCGAGACCGAATGGGAAAAATCCACCAAGGAAAGCGAAGAGCTGAACGAGGCGATCAATCAGCTGCGCGGTTCGATAGGCAGCCTCAACCGCGAAGGGCGGCAACGGCTACTCGCAGCGTTTGAAGAAGTAGATCAGCATTTCCAGCGGCTTTTCACAACCTTGTTTGACGGCGGCAAAGCGCATCTTGAACTGGTCGATAGCGATGATCCACTGGAAGCCGGCCTTGAGATCATGGCACAACCACCAGGTAAGAAGCTGACATCTTTGACTCTGCTTTCTGGCGGCGAACAGGCATTGACCGCGGTTGCGCTGATCTTTGGCTTGTTCCTGACCAATCCGGCTCCGATCTGCGTACTCGACGAGGTTGATGCCCCGCTGGATGATGCGAATATTGAGCGCTTTTGCGACTTGCTCGACAAGATGGTTGCAGAGACTAACACACGCTATTTGATCGTGACCCACAATGCAGTGACGATGAGTCGGATGCACCGATTGTTCGGTGTGACGATGATCGAACGCGGAATTTCGCAACTGGTTTCCGTGGATCTGGATGCTGCGGAAGAATTGCTGGCCGCGGAGTGA